The genomic region GCGGAAAAATCCTCTCAAAGCTATCTTAACATTCCAGCAATTATGAGTGCAGCAGAGCTTTTTGGTGCAGATGCGATTTTCCCCGGATATGGATTTTTGAGTGAAAATCAAAATTTTGTAGAAATCTGTGCGCATCACAATATCGAGTTTATCGGACCTACGGCAGAAGTAATGGTGCTAATGAGTGATAAATCTAAGGCGAAAGATGTAATGAAAGAAGCGGGCGTGCCAGTGATTATGGGAAGCGATGGTGCGCTAAAGGACTTTAAAGAAGCGCAAAAAATCGCTGAAGAAATCGGCTATCCTGTGATTCTCAAAGCTGCGGCAGGTGGGGGCGGACGCGGAATGCGCGTAGTGGAAAAGCCAGAAGTGCTTAAAAATCTTTATCTTGCAGCAGAATCTGAAGCGCTAAGCGCCTTTGGCGATGGCACAATTTATATGGAAAAGTTTATCCGCAATCCGAAGCATATTGAAGTGCAGATTCTAGCAGATAAATATGGGAATGTCTTGCATATAGGCGAGCGCGACTGCTCGGCGCAAAGACGTCAGCAAAAACTCATTGAGGAATCCCCAGCAGTCGTGCTAAGTGAGAGTGTGCGTAAAAAGCTTCTTAATACTGCCATCAAAGCTGCAAAACACATTGGCTATGTGGGTGCAGGGACTTTTGAATTTTTGCTAGATAGCAACTATGAAGATTTTTATTTTATGGAAATGAATACGCGCTTGCAAGTGGAACACTGCGTGAGTGAGATGGTGAGCGGGTTTGACTTGGTGGAATGGATGATACGCATAGCCGAGGGTGAAAAACTTCCTAGTCAAGATTCTATCACTTTCAAAGGGCATTCTATCGAATGTCGTATCACAGCTGAAGATCCGCAAAAATTCTACCCGTGCCCGGGTAAAATTACAAAATGGATTAGCCCCGGTGGTGCAAATGTGCGCCTTGATAGCCACGCGTATGCGGGCTACACCGTGCCGATGCATTACGATTCTATGATTGGCAAACTCATTGTTTGGGGCAAGGATAGAGATGAGGCGATAAGACGCATGCACCGCGCGCTTTCGGAGTTTTGCATTGAGGGCATTAAGACGACTATTCCTTTTCATATTAAAATGATGGAAAATAGCGACTTCCACCAAAGCAAAATCCACACAAAATACCTCGAACAGACTTTTTTACCGCAAAATGAAGAGTGAGTTGCGGTGATTTTGCGCTTTTTTAAGGGAAATTTATTTTTAAGGAGGTGTTAAGTTATGAAAATATCGAACTTGCAAGCTACGGATTCTTCAAGCATTGCCTTGCAAAAGGCAAACATACAAGAACTCAAATCCCCTGCAAAGACAAAAGAAGCTCAAAGCGTGAAAACGGCGAGCTTGGGAAACCTTAAAGATGAAAATATCAAAGAAACTAACTTAAATATTGGCAAATTGCAGGTTTTGCAAAAATCCCTAGATTCCCTTGAAAATCCTTTGCGTAAGGCACAAAAAGCACTTAGCACAGATTCTAAAGAACAAATTACTCAAGCGCGCGAGCAGGCTGAGGAAATCATCAAATCAAGCACTTTTAATGGGCAAAAAGTCTTTGGTGTGAGCATAAAAGATTCCAAAAACAATGTCGTGCTAGAGCCTGTGATGGTGGATACTTCACTTATTAGCGCTGATAAGCGCGAGCTTGAAATTTTTAGCAAAAATATTCAAAAATCTAAAGCGCAAGTAAAAGAGGCACTAAGCGCGCTTTCAAAAGACGCACAAGAAAATATCCAAACGCTTAACAAGACAAAGAATCTACCAGACAAAGATTCAATAGCAAACGAGCAAGATTCTGGCAAAATCTCTAATTTTTTCAAAAAATTTGGCGACTTTTTGCGTGGTGCGCAAGCAAGTCAAAAACTCGATAGTGAGCGCGTTTCAAAGCTTTTAACATAAAACCAGAGTTCTATTTTTTAAAACATCTTGCAACTTTCTACATTAAAAAAGATAGGATATGTGCGAAAGCGAAGTGAAACGAAACCAGAGCGGAGCTCATAAGAGCTTTTTCTCTTATGAGGATACATCAAAAAAAGGAAAAGTCACTATGCCTAACTTTTACCCTTACAGCACACAGCTTATTGATGAATCTGATAAAAAAGCTTTGCTTAGCGCGCTTGAAGGCACGCATTTAACGCAAGGTCAAAGGGTTGTGGAATTTGAAAAAGCTCTGGCAGAGTTTTGCGGGACAAAATACGCGCTTTGTCTCAACTCTGCTACTTCCGCGCTGTATGTGACTTATCATTGGTTTAAAGCGCAAAATCTAGATTCTCAAATCTATGCCATCACCACACCCATTAGCTTTGTTGCAACCTGCAATATGATGCTTGCAAATGCTATCACACCGCTATTTGCGGAGGTTTTACCAAATGGGAATATTAACCCAAAAAGTGTGCGCGAGATTCTCAATACTCATAAAAACAAAGAATCCATCAAATTACTTGTAAGCGTGGATTATGCAGGCTTAAGCGTGGAGGGCGAAGAGTTAGAAAAAATAGCGCAAGAATTTAATTTAGTGTGGATTTCTGATAGCTCGCACGCTTTTGGCGCAAGCTACAAGGGTGCAAAAATTGGCTCACTAGCACACGCAAGCATTTTTAGCTTCCACGCTATTAAGCCAATCACCACTGCTGAAGGTGGCGCGGTACTGACAAATGATGAAAGCCTTTATACGCACGCGCAAGCTATGTTAAGCCACGGCATTATCAAAGGCAGAGCGTGGAATTATGATTGTATCGACATTGGGTTTAACTTCCGAATGAATGAGCTAAGCGCAGCGCTTGGGCTTTCACAATTGCCAAAAATTGAGCACTTTATTTCTGCGCGCGAAGAAATTGCAAGATTCTATGACGAAATTTTTGCTAAAAATCCCTATTTTAGTGCTATTGTGCGCCCTTCATATATGCAGAGCAGCCATCATCTCTATCCAATTTTACTTTTCCCAAATCTAAGGTGTGCTAAAGAAGATATTTTTAACGCCCTTTTAGCACAAGGCATAGGTGCGCAAGTGCATTACAAGCCTATTTATCAATTTAGTTTATACAAAAAACTTTTTGGAGAAATGCGCCTTGAAAGCGCGGAATCTTTCTATCTCTCCGAGCTTTCAATCCCTTGTGCGCAAAATATGAGCATTAAAGATGCTAAAGAAGTGGCGCGCATTCTCTTGGAAGTGCTAGAATCTAGCGCGTGCGTGAGATAACAATGAAACTTAAAAGGTTTTAAAAAATGAAAAAGAATTTTTGCTTGATATTTTTAACAAGTCTTTTTTGCCTACAAGGCTTTGGAGCGGAATGCTATGAAAATGCGGATTTTTATTTCAAGGTTGAAACAAATTGCAATGAAGAACTTTGCAACACTACGCTTCTGCTGCTTGATAAGAAAAAACCTAATTCTTTTTTATTGCTAGATTCTCAAATCGGAGAGAAAAACACTACTTTTGTGGGTGAAAACGCAACTTACATTTTGGAGCAAAAGGCGTTGTATGTGCTGGATTCTCAAAATATTACAGAATCTAGCGCGCAATCTAACCCACAGGAAACAACCAAAGAAAGTGCGCAAGATTCCCAAACACAAGATTTACAAGATTCCCAACCTAACACACCTGATGCAGAAAATCCTCTTTCAAAAGCAAAAAAGCTCAATTCTATTGCGTGTGTGTATGCTGATGGGCTTAGTTTTAATACATTTTGGCAGGATTTAGGCGAGGGGCAGTATCAATTTGTCAAGCAAAAAACGCAAAATGATAGCAATGATTTGGACAAAGATGGGGATTTTTTTAGCATTTATCAAAATGGAGACAAACTCACTTTTGAATCGCTAGAACTCCGCACTGATAGCAGTGGTGCGGAAAGTCAAAGCCGCATTACACAAGATTTTTTGCTCAAGCCTTTAAGCAAAAATCAAGCCTATATTATTTCCTTGCAAAATAAAGCCTGTGGGGTGCTGGTGGAAAAAAAAGAAAATGAAAACGGCGCGCAGATTCTCAAAGTTAGCTCATTTGCAAATAAAAGTGTGTGTGATTTTTTACGCAAGCCAAATGGAGAGTATCTCATTACTGAAATTTACATTAAAAAGGCTCAAAAGTAAAACTTTTTTTTACCTTGCAAAAATTGTAAAGCTGCGATTGTATCCCATTATTTGTTACTTTTGCAAAACTTCTTTAGAAAAATATCTTCCTTTTGGGTAAATTTGTAGCATTTTGCTTTAAAAATGAGAATCTCACACCAAACAGCCCAAAAATGCGCCATTTTGGGATTGATAACCTAGTTTTTTAAACAAAAATAAATATGTATAAAAAATAATATATATTTACTTACAGCGCGCGTAAGGGTAAAATTACCACCGAATCCACAAATCCCGCGATTCAATGAAAGGAGGTTTTGCATTATAAACAAAATAAAGCATTACAATCTAAAAACCAAACAAGGGGGAAACAATATGCAACCAAACTTAAATCGCCGTGAGTTTATCAAAAATGCGGCAGTGGTTTCAGCAGCTTCAGCTGTTGGATTAAGCGTGCCAAGTGCTGCACTAGCAAAAGCGCAAGATGCACAGAAATCATGGAAATGGGATAAATCTGTTTGTAGATTCTGCGGAACGGGCTGTGGGATTATGGTAGCAACAAAAGATGGACAAATCGTTGCGGTGAAAGGCGACCCAGAAGCACCGGTAAATAGAGGGATTAACTGCATTAAGGGATATTTTTGTGCCAAAATTATGTATGGACAAGATCGCTTGACACAGCCTCTTTTGCGCGTTAATAGCAAAGGTGAGTTTGACAAAAAAGGCAAATTTGCACCTGTAAGCTGGAAACGTGCCTTTGATGAAATGGAAAAGCAATTCAAAAAAGCTTACAACACATTAGGACCAACAAGCGTGGCGATTATGGGAAGTGGGCAATACACCGTGCAAGAAGGCTATGCAGCAGTGAAGCTTATGAAAGGTGGATTCCGTTCAAACAACATTGACCCAAATGCAAGGCATTGTATGGCAAGTGCGGTGGTAGCATTTATGCAAACCTTTGGTGTAGATGAGCCGGCGGGCTGCTATGATGACATTGAGCTTACTGATACTATCATCACTTGGGGCGCGAATATGGCAGAAATGCATCCGGTATTGTGGTCGCGCGTCACTGATAGAAAACTCACAAATGCTAATAAAGTAAAAATTATCAATCTTTCAACTTTCACAAATAGAACTTCAGATATTGCGGATATGGAGATTATCTTCAAGCCACAAACTGACTTAGCTATTTGGAACTACATTGCAAGGGAAATTGTGTATAACAGACCAGAATCTATGGATAAAAAATTCATAGATAATCACTGCGTATTTAGCACAGGCTGGGTAAATATCGGCTATGGTATGCGTAATAATCCAAACCATAAAAGCTTCTCAAAAGCCGAAAAAGACATTGTGGCGAAAGAAAATAGCAAAATCCTAAGCAAAGATGAGGGTGTAACATTACAATATCTTGGGCTAAAAGCTGGCGATGAGCTAAAAATGGAAAAATCTGGCGTAGCTGATGCACATTGGCAAATTAGCTTTGAAGATTTCAAAAAAGCCCTCGCGCCTTACACACTTGATTTTGTCGCACAGCTTGCAAAAGGCGATGATAGTGAAAGCTTAGAATCTTTCAAAGCAAAATTACAACAGCTTGCAAACTACTACATTGAAAAAAATCGCAAGGTTGTAAGCTTTTGGACAATGGGCTTTAACCAACACCAAAGAGGCACTTGGGTAAATGAGCAAAGCTATATGGTGCATATGCTCCTTGGCAAGCAAGCAAAGCCCGGAAACGGTGCATTCTCGCTCACAGGACAGCCTAGCGCATGTGGCACAGCGCGCGAAGTTGGGACATTCTCTCACCGCTTACCAGCAGATATGGTGGTGGCTAATCCAAAACATAGAGAAATCACTGAAAAAATTTGGAATCTTCCAGCAGGCACGCTTAATGGCAAGCCCGGATTCCCATATCTTGGAATCTTAAGAAACCTAGAAGATGAAAAAGTAAAATGGGTGTGGGTGCAAGTCAATAACCCTTGGCAAAACACAGCAAATGCAAACCACTGGATTAAAGCAGCACGCGAGCTAGATAACTTTATCGTGGTAAGCGATAGCTATCCGGGCATTACAGCTAAAATCGCGGATTTGATTTTGCCTTGCGCGATGATTTATGAAAAATGGGGTGCGTATGGAAATGCAGAGCGTAGAACGCAACATTGGAAGCAACAAGTTTTACCACAAGGAAATTCAATGAGTGATACTTGGCAGGTGCTTGAGTTTGCAAAACGTTTTACACTTAAAGAAGTTTGGGGCAAAGATTACCCAGATTTAGGGCTTAAAAGCGTGCTAGAAGAGGCTAAGAAAATGGGTTACAACGAAAATACCACACTTTTTGAATACCTCTTTGCAAATGCAAAAGCGAAGAAATTTAGCGTAAATGATGCAATGCTTAAAAACAAACCGCTTAATTCTGAAGTCTTTGGCGATAGTAGGAAGGTAGAGGGCAGTGATGGCAAGGTATTTAATGGCTATGGATTCTTCGTGCAAAAATATCTTTGGGAGGAATACCGCCTCTTTGGCGTAGGACACGGACACGACTTGGCAGAATTTGATGTGTATCATAAAGTGCGAGGATTGCGCTGGCCTGTGGTTGATGGCAAAGAAACACAATGGCGCTTTAACTCAAAATACGATCCTTATGCGCGCAAAGAATCTGGGGGCAAAGAATTTGCATTCTATGGAAACAAAGGTGCGGCACTGCCTGTTGGTGATTTAAGCAAGCCTGCAGGCGAGGAGAAAAAACCTCTTGCAAATAGAGCAAAAATCTTTTTCCGCCCTTATATGGATCCTTGCGAAATGCCTGATAAGGAATATCCATTGTGGCTTTCAACCGGGCGTGTGTTAGAGCATTGGCATAGTGGAACGATGACTATGCGTGTGCCTGAGCTTTATCGTGCTGTGCCTGAAGCACTTTGCTACATAAGTGAGGCTGACGCGCAAGATAAAAAACTCAAACAAGGCGATCAAGTGTGGGTAGAATCTAGACGCGGAAAAGTCAAAGCACGCGTGGAAATAAATGGTAGAAATCGCCCACCAAAAGGCTTGGTGTATGTGCCGTGGTTTGATGAAAATGTGTTTATTAACAAAGTTTGTCTTGATGCGACTTGTCCGCTTTCAAAACAAACTGACTTTAAAAAATGTGCCGTGAAAGTTTATAAGGCGTAGATTCTAATGGATAAACAACGTAGAAAGGCTTTAAATTCAATCGCGCAAACTATGGGTTTAGTGGCGCTTGGCGGACTTACTTGGGGTGCATTTGTGGCAGAAGCTAAGTCAAATCCGCTTTGGCTCTATCCCCCCGGAGCGCGGGAGAATTTCGCAAATAGTTGCATTCGTTGCGGACTATGCGTAGAAGCCTGCCCATTTTATACGCTAAGCCTTTCAAAAGAAGGCACAAAGGGCTTGCCCGTGTTTGTCCCACGCGAGATTCCGTGCTTTATGTGCGAGGATATCCCTTGTGTGCCTGTATGTCCTACTAATGCGCTAGATGTTAATCTTGTCAGCACAAATGGCAAGCTTGATATTACAAAAGCGCGTATGGGCGTGGCGGTAGTGGATACACTTAATTGTATCGCGTATGCTGGCATACAATGCGATGCGTGCTACCGCGCTTGTCCGCTTATTGATGAGGCGATTTATTTAGAATACAAATCTAATGAGCGCACAGGCAAGCACACGATGATTTTACCTATGGTTGCAAATGACATTTGCACAGGTTGCGGGAAATGTGAAAAAGCCTGCGTCACAGAACTTGCAGCAATCCGCGTACTCCCACGAGAAGCGGTGTTAGGCAAAATGGGGACGAACTATATCAAAGGCTGGGAAGAACAAGATGAGAAACGTTTAGAATCTGCCAAAACACACAAAAAGACAGAATCTAAAGCCCAGACGCTTGATTATCTTAATAATGAGGATTTGTGATGTTAGCCTATCTTGCAAAGCGTAAATATTTGCTACTACGAAGATTCTCACAAATTGGAATCTTGGTGTTATTTTTTTTAGCAAATTGCTCGCTTATAAGCATTAACGGCACGCGATTTTTCGTAACGCAAGGAGATATTGCAAAGTTTGAAAAAAACGAGCGCAATTTAGCCATTGCAAACACAAAAGAGGATTTGCTCTCTTTCAAACTTTTGGAAGGCAACTTAAGCGCGTCTAAAGTTGCGGAAGTTGTGCCTATGAGCGATCCTTTGGCATTTTTGCAAATCTTTTTAGCAGGAGGAGCAATAAGCGCGGATTTAGCACTTGGGGTGGTTGTCGTGTTGCTCATATATGGGGTATTTTTAGGAAGAGGTTATTGCGCATTTGTCTGTCCGATAAATCTCATCACTGATTTTGCCGCCTATGCACGCAGGAAGCTTAAGATTGAAAATATCAAATTTCTTTCAATCCCTAGAAATGCAAAATTTGCAATGCTTGGCTTAAGCTTGTTGCTTTCTCTTATCTTTAGCGTATTGGCTTGGGAGATGATAAGCCCTATTTCGATATTACATCGAGGCATAGTCTTTGGTATGGGTGTTGGAGCGTTTGGAATCTTGGCGGTATTCTTGTTTGATTTATTTGCGCTTAAAAATGGCTTTTGCGCTCATTTGTGTCCTTTGGGCGCGACTTATAGTCTCATTGGCGCAAAGGCATTACTCAAAGTCAAGCATAAGGTGGAAAACTGCACCAAATGTATGGAATGCGTGAGAATCTGCCCAGAATCTCAAGTCCTAGATATGGTAGGCAAACACAGCGACGCGGTAAAAAATATCGCGTGTATAAAATGTGGTCGTTGTATTGAAGTGTGTAATGATAATGCACTAGGTTTTAGCATACTAAACTACAAAAAGGAGAGAGAATGAAAAAGTTGTTATTAGTTGCCTTGGCATTTTTTGGCGCGTGGCTTTATGCAAAAAGCGTAAGCGATACAGAAATCGGGCTTAGGAAAGTTCCACTTGAGAGCGAAAATGTGAAATTGCAGAATTTTAAATTCAACGATGCCCCAGCGGGTGAAAGTCAAAAAATCGAGCGTGCATTTGAAAATGCCCCGCCTCTTATCCCTCACGATATAGAAGGTATGACACCGCTCACACAGCAGGATAATCAATGTATCACCTGCCACGATCCAGCAGTGGCAAAAGATATGGGTGCTACCCCTGTGCCAAGCTCACATATGTTTGACTTGCGCGCTTCTAAAAAGATGAGCACAATTTCAGATTCACGCTTTAACTGCACGCAGTGCCATGTCCCACAAGCAAACGCAAAGCCTGTGGTGGGTAATAATTTCAAGCCTGTTTTCACAAACGAAAAACAAAAGCATCAATCAAACTTGCTTGATGTGCTCAATCAAGGCGTGAAATAAACTATTCAATGTTAGATTCTATTATTTTGATAGAATCTAACACGAATTCCAACACGATATCAATTTGAAGGCATAAGATTTTGCGGATTCTTAAAATTTATTTTTTACTACCTTTTTTGCTTACGCTAGGTTTTGGCGCACCATTGCAACCAAAACTAGAACTAAAAATAAAGTATGAAATTTCTTCGCTTGAGTTGCAAGAAGATACTTTATTTGTCTCAACCACGCAAGGTGTGCTTTTAGTATATGATATTAAGAATCCACAAAATCCTATTTTAAAGCAAACAATCACGCTCCCTTCTTATAAAGATTTTTTTGATAATTCTTATAAGCCAAAGATTTACAACACTGCGACAAACGCACAGGGCGAGATTCTCATTATCGCAGCAAATGGCAATTCCACGCGCGATATATTTTTGCAAAAAAATGACAAATTGGAGCTGTTACTTGAGGATCAAAATATCGCAAAAGCTGCGTGGGTTTCCCCCACTGAAGTAATTTTTGGATTCTTAAGCCACGAAATCGCGCTTTTTAATGTAGCGACAAAAACACTTATTTATCAAAACCAAATTACAAACTCAAGCTTTAGCGATATGCTTTACAACGCAAAAGATAGGATTCTCTACACCACGGGGGAATCTGGCGCGATTTATATCATCGATCCAGAATCTGGCGCGTTGATAGAAAAAATTAGCAACATAAATAAAGACAGAGTATTTCAAATCGCCTTTGGTGATAATAAGCTCGTAAGTGCGGGGAATGACAGACGCGTGGGCGTCTATACCTTGGAATCTGGCACAAAACTCACGCGTACAGATTCTCTAAAAACAAACTTTTTGGTTTATAGCGTTGGCATTAGTCAAAATGGCGAAAATATCGCATATATGAGCGATGAATTTGGTGAAATTACGATTACAAACTCCCACAATCTCAATGCGCCAAAAATAATACTAAAAGGCGTTAATGGTGTGGCAAATAGTATCTTTTTTTACAAAGATTTTGTTATCGTTGGCTGTGATGGCGACACCATCTACTTTTTTTATATTAGGGGGTGAAAAATGAATATCTCAAGTATCATTATCCGCGCAAAAACTCAAAATTGGCAGAATCTGCTAGAGAAAATTAATAAAATCGCTTATACAGAAGTCGCGCTTGAAGATTCTCAAAAAGGCATTATTATCGCCACCATTCAAGCCCCAGATACAGGCAAAGATATTGCCTCACTAAAAGAAATCAGCCAGCTTAAAGGCGTGTTAAGCGCGGATATGCACCTAACTTATAGTGAAGAGGAATTTAAGGGCTGTGAAATCAATATGAATGAAGTTGCTGAACTCATTGATACCACGCCGGTTGAAGAGATGAAATATAATGGCGATGTCAATAATCTTATGAAAGAATAGCGCCACCCACACTGCATTTTTAAGCACAAAAATTGTAAAATACCCTTTCACGCGCAAAGCACGCAGATTTGAAAATACACGCAAAGAATATCTAAAAATATTATGAAAAAAAGTGAGAGAAGGTAGCAATGACAACATTTAATACTTTTTTTATCAAGTGTTTAAGCAATACGCTTGGCTTTTTTTTAGCAAAAATCCCACATTCTTTTTTTCTTTTGCATGTGAAAGCCTTAGGCGCACTTTTTTGTTTCCTTGATAAGCGCAGATTCAACGATGCACTTGCAAATCTAAATTTTGTTTATGAGGATTCTCTTTCTCCAGCACAGAAAGAAGCCATTATCAAGCGCGCATACAAAAACTTCGCCTTTGTGCTTTTAGAATCTGTGCGCGTAGTGTTTTTAAATAAGAAAAAATATGCAGCGCGCTTTAGCTTTGAGAATGAGCATTTCATCACAAATTCTATTGCTAAAGATGGCAGTGCAGTGCTTATAAGCGCGCATTATGGCTATTGGGAGGCGATGGCTAGCATTTTGCCGCCTCATTACAGAATGTGCCAAATGGCTTCTTTAGGGCGCTTGACAGAATATCCGAGTATTAATCATATGATTATCAAACGGCGCGAGGCACAGGGTGTGAAGATGATTGACAAAAAAGGTGCATTTAAACATTTGCTAAAAATGTATAATGAAAAAAATGCACTTGTTGGAATCCTTGTCGATCAAAATATCGGGCTCAATGAAGGTATAGAAGTACGCTTTTTTGGTAAAAAAGCCACGCATACCACAATCGCTTCAATCCTTTCAAGACGCTTTAATGTCGCGATTGTGCCGGTGTTTATTGATTTTAATGAAGATTATTCACGCTTTGTTGTGCGCTTTTTTGAGCCCATCAGAGCACAAAATTCAAATGATAGTAACGCAGATATTTTGCACGCGACCCAAATGCAGGCAAATATCACAGAAGAAGTTATCCGCACGCACCCAAGTAGTTGGTTTTGGTTTCATAAACGCTTTAAGATTTTCTATCCGCAGATTTATACGCAAAAAAAGGCTTAATCTATGGAACTTTTTACGCATAAATTAACGCCTCAAGCAAATTTTTTTATCTCACAATCCCACCCAACACTTAAAATTAAGCTAAGTGGCGAGTGGAACTACACCACATCAAAAGCAAAACTCAAGGCTCTGCGCGCGAGTTTGCAAAAAGCAAATGTGCCAATCGAGCTAGAATTTGATTCAAACCTTGAAATAGATTTCGCACTTTGTGCGTTGCTTAAGTCATTTTTAGAATCAAAGTCCTACACCTTAGGTGAAAATCAAAATATTATCGAAATGTTCGCACTGCTTGAAAACTACCCGCAAGCCTACCCTATCCCGCATAAACCAAACTCGCTTCTTACTTCTTTTCAAGAATTAGGTGAAGGGGTGAAGAGCTTTTTTACAAATATGATTGATTTTATCAATTTCTTTGGTATGTGCCTTTTCTATCTCTTTTTAAGCCTTGTGCGTCCTAAGCGCTTTAAAATTGCCTCGATTTTTTATCACATTTCAGAATCTGGACTTAAAGCTATGCCTGTGGTGCTTATAACAAGCTTTATTGTAAGCTATGCAATCGCTATGCAAGGCGTTATACAGCTAGATAAAATGGGCGTACCAATTCTTAGTGTGGAGATTATTGCAAAGCTTTCTTTGCGCGAATTAGGACCTTTTGTTTTGGCGCTTGTTGTAGCTGGGCGCTCGGCTTCAGCTTACAGCGCGCAAATTGGCGTGATGAATCTCGCCGAAGAAAATGACGCGCTCAAAACTATGGGTTTTAGTGTGATTGATTTTTTAGTAACGCCTAGAATCTTAGCGCTTGTCATCACTATGCCGCTGCTTGTATTTTTAGCAGATATTGTAAGCCTCCTTTCTGGTATGCTTGCCATTAACGCGCAGGCTGGCATTAGTTTTACGCAATATTGGGAGCGCTTTTATGAGCATGTCAGTATCACACATTTTTTAGTCGGTATGGCAAAAGCGCCTTTTTTTGGGCTGGCTATCGCGCTAGTTGGCTGCTATCGGGGATTAAAAGTGCATGGCGATACAGAATCCTTAGGCAAAGAAACGACTTTAAGCGTGGTAAATGCGATATTTTGGGTGATTGTGATTAATGCGATATTTTCATTTTTTACCACAGCACTTGGAGTGTGAAAATGCAAAAAAATATCATCGAAGTAGAAAACCTCTGCACGCGCTATGGGGAAATAACAATCCACGATAACATAAGCTTTGTCGTTAGAGAGCTTGAAATCTTTGCAATCCTAGGTGGCAGTGGAAGCGGGAAAAGCACCTTGCTACACAATATGCTTTATCTGCAAAAGCCTTACGCTGGAAGTATCAAGTTTTTTTCACGCGATATTTGGAGCGTGATAGATTCTAGACGCAGGGAAATTTTGGATCATATTAGCATTATGTTTCAATTTGGTGCGCTTTTTAGCTCTATGAATATTTTAGATAATGTCGTAATGCCACTCTCACAAAAAGGCGCTTTTCCACAAAAGACAGCCGAGCAGTTAGCACTATTTTGGATTGAGCGTGTGGGATTGCCAATGCAGAGCGCGTATAAATATCCTCACGAGCTAAGTGGTGGTATGAAAAAGCGGGCTGCATTAGCGCGCGCACTTATTACAAGCCCAAAGATTCTCTTTTTAGATGAGCCTACAAGCGGACTTGACCCAAAAAGTGCGCAGGGCTTTGATGAACTCATTCTTTCCTTACGCGAAATTGCAAA from Helicobacter himalayensis harbors:
- a CDS encoding acetyl-CoA carboxylase biotin carboxylase subunit, translated to MKTKKLNKILIANRGEIALRAIRTIQEMGKQAIAIYSTADKNTHYLDVADAKVCVGAEKSSQSYLNIPAIMSAAELFGADAIFPGYGFLSENQNFVEICAHHNIEFIGPTAEVMVLMSDKSKAKDVMKEAGVPVIMGSDGALKDFKEAQKIAEEIGYPVILKAAAGGGGRGMRVVEKPEVLKNLYLAAESEALSAFGDGTIYMEKFIRNPKHIEVQILADKYGNVLHIGERDCSAQRRQQKLIEESPAVVLSESVRKKLLNTAIKAAKHIGYVGAGTFEFLLDSNYEDFYFMEMNTRLQVEHCVSEMVSGFDLVEWMIRIAEGEKLPSQDSITFKGHSIECRITAEDPQKFYPCPGKITKWISPGGANVRLDSHAYAGYTVPMHYDSMIGKLIVWGKDRDEAIRRMHRALSEFCIEGIKTTIPFHIKMMENSDFHQSKIHTKYLEQTFLPQNEE
- the pseC gene encoding UDP-4-amino-4,6-dideoxy-N-acetyl-beta-L-altrosamine transaminase encodes the protein MPNFYPYSTQLIDESDKKALLSALEGTHLTQGQRVVEFEKALAEFCGTKYALCLNSATSALYVTYHWFKAQNLDSQIYAITTPISFVATCNMMLANAITPLFAEVLPNGNINPKSVREILNTHKNKESIKLLVSVDYAGLSVEGEELEKIAQEFNLVWISDSSHAFGASYKGAKIGSLAHASIFSFHAIKPITTAEGGAVLTNDESLYTHAQAMLSHGIIKGRAWNYDCIDIGFNFRMNELSAALGLSQLPKIEHFISAREEIARFYDEIFAKNPYFSAIVRPSYMQSSHHLYPILLFPNLRCAKEDIFNALLAQGIGAQVHYKPIYQFSLYKKLFGEMRLESAESFYLSELSIPCAQNMSIKDAKEVARILLEVLESSACVR
- the napG gene encoding ferredoxin-type protein NapG gives rise to the protein MDKQRRKALNSIAQTMGLVALGGLTWGAFVAEAKSNPLWLYPPGARENFANSCIRCGLCVEACPFYTLSLSKEGTKGLPVFVPREIPCFMCEDIPCVPVCPTNALDVNLVSTNGKLDITKARMGVAVVDTLNCIAYAGIQCDACYRACPLIDEAIYLEYKSNERTGKHTMILPMVANDICTGCGKCEKACVTELAAIRVLPREAVLGKMGTNYIKGWEEQDEKRLESAKTHKKTESKAQTLDYLNNEDL
- the napA gene encoding nitrate reductase catalytic subunit NapA encodes the protein MQPNLNRREFIKNAAVVSAASAVGLSVPSAALAKAQDAQKSWKWDKSVCRFCGTGCGIMVATKDGQIVAVKGDPEAPVNRGINCIKGYFCAKIMYGQDRLTQPLLRVNSKGEFDKKGKFAPVSWKRAFDEMEKQFKKAYNTLGPTSVAIMGSGQYTVQEGYAAVKLMKGGFRSNNIDPNARHCMASAVVAFMQTFGVDEPAGCYDDIELTDTIITWGANMAEMHPVLWSRVTDRKLTNANKVKIINLSTFTNRTSDIADMEIIFKPQTDLAIWNYIAREIVYNRPESMDKKFIDNHCVFSTGWVNIGYGMRNNPNHKSFSKAEKDIVAKENSKILSKDEGVTLQYLGLKAGDELKMEKSGVADAHWQISFEDFKKALAPYTLDFVAQLAKGDDSESLESFKAKLQQLANYYIEKNRKVVSFWTMGFNQHQRGTWVNEQSYMVHMLLGKQAKPGNGAFSLTGQPSACGTAREVGTFSHRLPADMVVANPKHREITEKIWNLPAGTLNGKPGFPYLGILRNLEDEKVKWVWVQVNNPWQNTANANHWIKAARELDNFIVVSDSYPGITAKIADLILPCAMIYEKWGAYGNAERRTQHWKQQVLPQGNSMSDTWQVLEFAKRFTLKEVWGKDYPDLGLKSVLEEAKKMGYNENTTLFEYLFANAKAKKFSVNDAMLKNKPLNSEVFGDSRKVEGSDGKVFNGYGFFVQKYLWEEYRLFGVGHGHDLAEFDVYHKVRGLRWPVVDGKETQWRFNSKYDPYARKESGGKEFAFYGNKGAALPVGDLSKPAGEEKKPLANRAKIFFRPYMDPCEMPDKEYPLWLSTGRVLEHWHSGTMTMRVPELYRAVPEALCYISEADAQDKKLKQGDQVWVESRRGKVKARVEINGRNRPPKGLVYVPWFDENVFINKVCLDATCPLSKQTDFKKCAVKVYKA